A stretch of Balaenoptera ricei isolate mBalRic1 chromosome 9, mBalRic1.hap2, whole genome shotgun sequence DNA encodes these proteins:
- the RARRES2 gene encoding retinoic acid receptor responder protein 2 isoform X2: MRQVLLSLALWLGALGLGRAELTAAQHRGLQVALEEFHKHPPVQWAFRETSVDSAMDTPFPAGTFVRLEFKLQQTNCRKKDWKKAECKVKPSGRKRKCLACIKLDSEDKVLGRMVHCPIETQVQRELEERQEAQCSRVERAGEDPHSHYFPGQFAFFKALPPS, encoded by the exons ATGAGGCAGGTGCTGCTCTCGCTGGCCCTGTGGCTGGGCGCGCTGGGCCTGGGCAGGGCTGAGCTCACGGCAGCCCAGCACCGGGGCCTGCAGGTGGCCCTGGAGGAGTTCCACAAGCATCCGCCCGTGCAGTGGGCCTTCCGGGAGACCAGTGTGGACAGTGCCATGGACACG CCCTTCCCGGCCGGGACCTTTGTGAGGCTGGAGTTTAAGCTCCAGCAGACGAACTGCCGGAAGAAGGACTGGAAGAAAGCCGAGTGCAAGGTCAAGCCCAGCGGG AGAAAGCGGAAATGCCTGGCCTGCATCAAGCTGGACTCTGAAGATAAAGTCCTGGGCCGGATGGTCCACTGCCCCATAGAGACCCAGGTTCAACGG GAGCTGGAGGAGCGCCAGGAGGCCCAGTGCAGCAGGGTGGAGCGCGCCGGCGAGGACCCTCACAGCCACTACTTCCCTGGGCAGTTCGCCTTCTTCAAAGCCTTGCCCCCCAGCTGA
- the RARRES2 gene encoding retinoic acid receptor responder protein 2 isoform X1, which yields MRQVLLSLALWLGALGLGRAELTAAQHRGLQVALEEFHKHPPVQWAFRETSVDSAMDTPFPAGTFVRLEFKLQQTNCRKKDWKKAECKVKPSGASPHPFPLWALNPPPQRKRKCLACIKLDSEDKVLGRMVHCPIETQVQRELEERQEAQCSRVERAGEDPHSHYFPGQFAFFKALPPS from the exons ATGAGGCAGGTGCTGCTCTCGCTGGCCCTGTGGCTGGGCGCGCTGGGCCTGGGCAGGGCTGAGCTCACGGCAGCCCAGCACCGGGGCCTGCAGGTGGCCCTGGAGGAGTTCCACAAGCATCCGCCCGTGCAGTGGGCCTTCCGGGAGACCAGTGTGGACAGTGCCATGGACACG CCCTTCCCGGCCGGGACCTTTGTGAGGCTGGAGTTTAAGCTCCAGCAGACGAACTGCCGGAAGAAGGACTGGAAGAAAGCCGAGTGCAAGGTCAAGCCCAGCGGG GCCTCCCCTCACCCCTTTCCTCTCTGGGCTCTAAACCCCCCTCCTCAGAGAAAGCGGAAATGCCTGGCCTGCATCAAGCTGGACTCTGAAGATAAAGTCCTGGGCCGGATGGTCCACTGCCCCATAGAGACCCAGGTTCAACGG GAGCTGGAGGAGCGCCAGGAGGCCCAGTGCAGCAGGGTGGAGCGCGCCGGCGAGGACCCTCACAGCCACTACTTCCCTGGGCAGTTCGCCTTCTTCAAAGCCTTGCCCCCCAGCTGA
- the LRRC61 gene encoding leucine-rich repeat-containing protein 61 isoform X2, with product MESRGEKSGEADGVHVTPQLLKARSGEFALESILLLKLQGLGLADLGCLGECLGLEWLDLSGNALTQLGPLASLRQLAVLNVADNRLTGLEPLAACENLQSLNAAGNLLAGPGQLQCLAALRGLERLRLRDPLARLSNPLCASPSYWASVRELLPGLKVIDGERVSGRGSDFYQLCRDLDSSLRPSSGPGPGPRAVEAQPWVEPGYWESWPTRSSSILEEACRQFQDTLQECHDLDRQARDSLAQAEQALSPAGATSFVF from the coding sequence ATGGAGTCTCGGGGTGAGAAGTCGGGAGAGGCCGACGGGGTGCACGTCACCCCTCAGCTGCTCAAGGCGCGCTCAGGCGAGTTCGCCCTGGAGTCCATCCTGCTGCTGAAgctgcagggcctggggctggcGGACCTGGGCTGCCTGGGGGAGTGCCTGGGCCTCGAGTGGCTGGACCTTTCGGGCAACGCGCTCACCCAGCTGGGCCCGCTGGCCTCCCTGCGCCAGCTGGCCGTGCTCAACGTGGCCGACAACCGGCTGACGGGGCTGGAGCCCCTGGCCGCCTGCGAGAACCTGCAGAGTCTCAACGCCGCGGGCAACCTGCTGGCCGGCCCCGGGCAGCTGCAGTGTCTGGCGGCGCTGCGGGGCCTCGAGCGCCTGCGGCTCCGCGACCCCTTGGCCCGGCTCAGCAACCCGCTGTGCGCCAGCCCCTCCTACTGGGCCTCGGTCCGCGAGCTGCTGCCCGGCCTGAAGGTCATCGACGGCGAGCGCGTGAGCGGGCGCGGCAGTGACTTCTACCAGCTGTGCCGGGACCTGGACAGCTCCTTGCGCCCCAGCTCCGGCCCGGGCCCCGGCCCGCGAGCCGTGGAGGCCCAGCCCTGGGTGGAGCCCGGCTACTGGGAGTCCTGGCCCACGCGCAGCAGCTCCATCCTGGAGGAGGCCTGCCGCCAGTTCCAGGACACGCTGCAGGAGTGCCACGACCTGGACCGCCAGGCCAGGGACAGCCTGGCCCAGGCCGAGCAGGCGCTCAGCCCCGCAGGCGCCACCTCCTTTGTCTTTTGA